The genomic interval GACCCACAAATACGCCGAGGGCTACCCCGGGAAGCGTTACTATGGCGGGTGCGAGTTTGTGGACGAGGCCGAGATTTTGGCTATAGAGCGGGCCCGAAAGCTTTTCGGGGCAGAGTACGTCAACGCTCAGCCCCATTCGGGGTCCCAGGCCAACATGGGCGTCTATTTCGGGGCC from Deltaproteobacteria bacterium carries:
- the glyA gene encoding serine hydroxymethyltransferase (catalyzes the reaction of glycine with 5,10-methylenetetrahydrofolate to form L-serine and tetrahydrofolate), with amino-acid sequence MQDLKDRDPQVAAAIEKELNRQLDNLELIASENFVSEAVRQATGSVMTHKYAEGYPGKRYYGGCEFVDEAEILAIERARKLFGAEYVNAQPHSGSQANMGVYFGA